One segment of Calypte anna isolate BGI_N300 chromosome 4A, bCalAnn1_v1.p, whole genome shotgun sequence DNA contains the following:
- the ADH1C gene encoding alcohol dehydrogenase 1C, with product MSTAGKVIKCKAAVMWEAKKPFSIEDVEVAPPKADEVRIKIVATGICRSDDHVVTGALLMPFPIILGHEAAGVVESVGEAVTSVKPGDKVIPLFSPQCGKCSSCLNTKGNLCSNNDLGSGAGFMPDGTTRFTCKGKAIHHFLGTSTFSEYTVVHESAVARIDSAAPLEKVCLIGCGFSTGYGAAIQTAKVEPGSTCAIFGVGGVGLSVVMGCKAAGASRIIAVDVNNNKFAKAKELGATDCVNPKDFNKPIHEVLIEMTGEGVDYSFEVVGCTDTMTAALACCHYNYGVSVIVGVPPSAKNLTFDPMLLFTGRTWKGSVFGGWKSKDSVPKLVDDYMKKKFVLEPLITHTLPFSKINEGFDLLRTAQSIRTVLLL from the exons ATGAGCACAGCAGGCAAA GTTATTAAATGCAAAGCAGCAGTAATGTGGGAAGCCAAGAAACCATTTTCTATTGAGGACGTGGAAGTTGCCCcaccaaaagcagatgaagtTCGTATAAAg ATTGTTGCCACAGGGATCTGTCGCTCTGATGACCACGTGGTAACTGGTGCACTGCTTATGCCTTTCCCAATAATTCTTGGGCACGAAGCAGCTGGTGTTGTGGAGAGTGTTGGGGAAGCAGTAACTTCAGTCAAACCAG GAGACAAGGTTATTCCACTCTTCAGTCCACAATGTGGGAAGTGCAGCAGTTGCTTAAACACGAAGGGCAATCTGTGCAGTAATAATGA TCTTGGTTCAGGTGCTGGATTCATGCCTGATGGCACCACTAGATTCACCtgtaaaggaaaagcaattCACCACTTTCTTGGTACCAGTACATTCTCCGAATACACAGTCGTGCATGAATCTGCTGTTGCCAGAATCGattcagctgctcctctggaaAAAGTTTGTTTAATTGGCTGTGGATTTTCAACTGGTTATGGGGCTGCTATTCAGACTGCCAAG GTGGAACCAGGCTCCACTTGTGCCATCTTTGGTGTCGGCGGCGTTGGCCTCTCTGTTGTCATGGGCTGCAAGGCAGCTGGAGCCTCCCGTATCATTGCTGTTGATGTCAATAACAACAAGTTTGCCAAGGCCAAAGAGCTGGGAGCCACAGACTGTGTCAACCCTAAAGATTTCAACAAGCCCATCCATGAAGTGTTGATTGAAATGACTGGGGAGGGTGTTGACTACTCCTTCGAGGTCGTCGGCTGCACTGACACCATG ACTGCAGCCTTGGCCTGTTGCCACTACAACTATGGGGTCAGTGTGATTGTGGGAGTGCCCCCATCAGCAAAAAACCTCACTTTTGACCCCATGCTGCTCTTCACTGGTCGCACCTGGAAAGGCTCTGTTTTTGGAG gctggaaGAGTAAAGATTCAGTCCCTAAACTCGTTGATGActacatgaagaaaaaatttgtTCTGGAGCCATTAATAACCCACACACTTCCTTTCAGTAAAATCAACGAAGGGTTTGATCTGCTAAGGACAGCACAGAG TATTCGCACTGTCCTCCTGCTTTAG